A region of Paenibacillus sp. JNUCC-31 DNA encodes the following proteins:
- a CDS encoding EamA family transporter, whose protein sequence is MLIDSWMIAVLIAMTLCGAMGGAGLKAYANSRKKLHVLMGLGFYGTGALLNIVLLKFLPLTVVLPANALTYVWTLIIASFAFKETVGPLRWVGVACIMGGLCLLVF, encoded by the coding sequence GTGTTGATCGATAGCTGGATGATTGCTGTACTGATCGCAATGACCCTGTGTGGAGCGATGGGAGGAGCAGGTTTGAAAGCCTACGCCAACAGCCGCAAAAAGCTCCATGTTCTTATGGGGCTTGGATTCTATGGGACAGGTGCGCTGCTGAACATTGTTTTGTTGAAATTTCTTCCGTTAACGGTTGTACTGCCTGCCAATGCGCTAACGTATGTGTGGACACTCATCATTGCGAGCTTTGCCTTTAAGGAAACAGTGGGTCCTTTACGCTGGGTGGGTGTCGCTTGTATTATGGGCGGGTTGTGTTTATTGGTTTTCTAG
- a CDS encoding EamA family transporter, which translates to MLVSAFLTATGQLFWKWGLTEWIYLGIGFLCYGLGAILMIKAFALEKLSVAYPLMCASYVFALIYGYFLLGEEISVQKLAAVVLLGIGVTLTSVDR; encoded by the coding sequence ATGCTGGTCTCCGCTTTTCTTACAGCGACAGGCCAATTGTTCTGGAAATGGGGTCTGACCGAGTGGATCTATCTGGGCATCGGCTTTCTGTGTTATGGACTGGGTGCGATTTTGATGATTAAGGCTTTTGCTTTGGAAAAGCTGTCTGTAGCCTATCCTTTGATGTGTGCCAGCTACGTGTTTGCGCTGATCTATGGATACTTTTTGCTAGGTGAAGAAATTTCGGTGCAGAAGCTGGCCGCTGTTGTGCTGCTTGGAATCGGGGTGACGTTGACCAGTGTTGATCGATAG
- a CDS encoding decaprenyl-phosphate phosphoribosyltransferase, with protein MLSSRTNTVSSPAAGTSSTITGLFKLLRPKQWTKNVLLFAALIFSFEEIRTETILSTLLGFILFSLVAGCVYILNDYVDRDRDRQHPVKMFRPLASGQVNPAHALLFGILLLILSVGTAFVMNPLFGVLCIVYFLLNVSYSFVLKHLVILDMMTIAAGFVLRAIAGGVLIHVPFTPWFLICTMLLSLFLAIGKRRNELTLLEGNTGSHRKVLDNYSITLLDQFNTIVTTATIISYSLFTFTSDRTIHLMWTIPLVIYGMFRYLYLIHMKNQGGSPDRVLFEDKPILITVILYVISVILIFAIFE; from the coding sequence TTGTTATCATCACGTACCAATACGGTGTCATCCCCTGCTGCAGGAACGAGTAGTACCATCACAGGTTTATTCAAACTATTGAGGCCAAAACAGTGGACCAAAAATGTGCTATTATTTGCCGCACTGATTTTTTCTTTTGAGGAAATTCGGACGGAGACCATTCTATCGACTTTGCTAGGTTTTATTTTATTTAGCCTGGTTGCAGGCTGCGTTTATATTTTAAACGATTATGTAGATCGCGACAGAGATCGTCAGCATCCGGTGAAAATGTTCCGTCCTCTTGCTTCTGGACAGGTCAATCCGGCTCACGCCTTGCTGTTTGGAATTCTGTTGTTGATTCTTTCCGTCGGGACAGCCTTCGTGATGAACCCGTTATTCGGAGTGTTATGTATTGTTTATTTCCTTCTGAATGTGTCGTACTCATTTGTACTGAAACATCTCGTTATTTTGGATATGATGACCATTGCGGCTGGATTTGTGCTTCGTGCGATTGCCGGTGGTGTGCTGATCCATGTACCATTTACGCCGTGGTTCCTCATTTGTACGATGCTGCTGTCCTTGTTCCTGGCCATAGGCAAACGGAGGAATGAACTCACTCTGCTTGAGGGAAATACCGGCTCGCACCGTAAAGTATTGGATAACTACTCGATTACGTTATTGGATCAGTTCAATACCATTGTCACAACGGCGACCATTATCAGCTATTCGCTATTTACATTCACCTCCGACCGCACCATTCATCTTATGTGGACGATTCCTTTGGTCATATACGGCATGTTCCGTTATCTGTATCTGATTCATATGAAGAACCAAGGTGGCTCGCCAGATCGAGTTTTGTTTGAGGACAAGCCCATCTTGATCACGGTCATTTTGTATGTCATAAGTGTTATTTTGATTTTTGCTATTTTTGAATAA
- a CDS encoding DUF6080 domain-containing protein — MKFLDYIFYNRKTNWTAFCLFAGFALFYGLMNGSYVTYVAEHIELLGSYTPFSTTQFPLNIFNFDPSMYYGDNSSSVIHPLISFLAVTLGAGAQLLGGNWFFLILQSLLNAVSVVLVFLFLNQKDKPITIPLLFALMFGFSSYLMFTALIPDSYSYVQFVILLSVLYMQYSRERKDVRYIPNALLASINFGLTSTNIVPFTAAMFFNLRTWRNKSGWKKYIGIMALAVAFIVVLTGIQYIAFGGRSWVSNWLLGIQNGGTSYATPFQFAVHWKALSLLTINPILSPKVHLLDPGMVAFVTDLSRSNPIYVQLTGIFILLLALTGFIKGIREREVWTLVPYILFAFVLHIVVGFGLAVFQYDMYLYAGHYLFAFFLLGGGFVIGLRQGLGKKVLIGLIMLCVLVTAGNNIYRHVETLTTIKQSYEQLEQERTVK; from the coding sequence ATGAAATTTTTGGACTACATATTTTATAATCGCAAAACGAATTGGACAGCATTCTGCCTTTTTGCAGGGTTTGCTCTTTTCTACGGATTGATGAACGGCTCCTACGTAACGTACGTTGCAGAGCATATTGAGCTTCTTGGGTCATACACACCATTTAGTACTACGCAGTTTCCACTTAATATATTTAACTTTGATCCTTCCATGTATTATGGAGATAACAGTTCTTCGGTTATTCATCCGTTAATTTCGTTTCTGGCGGTTACGCTTGGAGCAGGTGCTCAACTGCTAGGTGGGAATTGGTTCTTTCTAATCCTGCAATCACTTTTGAATGCTGTCTCGGTTGTGCTGGTATTCCTGTTTTTGAATCAAAAAGATAAACCAATCACCATACCGTTGCTTTTCGCTTTAATGTTCGGTTTCAGCTCGTATCTGATGTTTACCGCGTTGATTCCGGATTCTTATTCGTATGTACAGTTTGTTATCCTGCTCTCTGTACTATATATGCAATACAGCCGTGAGCGGAAAGATGTCCGTTATATACCGAATGCGCTCTTGGCATCCATTAACTTCGGACTGACGTCGACCAACATTGTGCCGTTTACAGCCGCCATGTTTTTCAACTTGCGCACATGGCGTAACAAGTCTGGGTGGAAAAAGTATATCGGAATTATGGCTCTGGCCGTTGCTTTCATTGTGGTATTGACAGGGATCCAGTATATTGCGTTTGGCGGTCGCAGTTGGGTCAGCAATTGGCTGCTTGGCATTCAAAATGGGGGAACAAGCTATGCCACTCCATTCCAGTTTGCAGTTCATTGGAAGGCTCTAAGCTTGCTAACGATCAATCCGATATTGTCTCCCAAAGTGCATTTGCTTGATCCGGGCATGGTAGCGTTTGTAACGGATCTGTCCCGTTCCAACCCAATCTATGTTCAGCTCACGGGTATTTTTATCCTGTTGCTGGCACTCACTGGGTTTATCAAGGGCATCCGTGAACGGGAAGTGTGGACTCTTGTTCCATACATTCTGTTTGCATTTGTACTTCATATCGTTGTTGGTTTCGGGCTGGCGGTATTTCAATATGATATGTACCTGTATGCAGGACACTATCTCTTTGCGTTTTTCCTCCTCGGTGGGGGCTTCGTGATCGGTCTTCGTCAGGGGTTGGGTAAAAAAGTGCTAATAGGTTTGATCATGCTGTGTGTACTCGTTACTGCTGGAAACAATATCTATCGTCATGTAGAAACACTGACAACAATCAAGCAATCCTATGAACAGTTGGAACAGGAACGTACAGTGAAATAA
- a CDS encoding HAD family hydrolase — protein MKSTKVAIFDIDKTIIRRDSMFQFVHYGVRRYPWQVWRLPVIAFHTALFKAGLMTVERVKRSYFKSIERMTEKDLEHFFDTRLRTAIFTEASVEMQHRKEAGYHVLLVTASPHAYMKYFKNFPWVDHVIGTDLVRHSNGYTCRIEGSNCKGDEKVRRIQAYLEEKKMMIDYEQSCSYSDSLSDLPVMQLVSQRYFINKRVPEMEALTWGK, from the coding sequence GTGAAAAGCACGAAAGTCGCCATCTTTGATATTGATAAAACGATTATACGCAGAGATTCCATGTTTCAGTTTGTGCATTACGGTGTTAGGCGTTACCCATGGCAGGTATGGAGATTACCTGTAATTGCATTTCATACGGCGCTGTTCAAAGCAGGTCTGATGACCGTTGAACGTGTCAAACGTTCCTATTTCAAAAGCATTGAGCGCATGACCGAAAAAGATCTGGAGCATTTTTTTGACACTCGACTGCGTACTGCCATTTTTACCGAGGCAAGTGTTGAGATGCAGCACCGTAAGGAAGCGGGATACCATGTGTTACTCGTAACTGCATCTCCGCATGCCTATATGAAATATTTTAAAAACTTTCCCTGGGTGGATCATGTCATTGGTACCGATTTGGTTCGTCACTCGAATGGCTATACCTGTAGAATTGAAGGCAGCAATTGCAAAGGCGATGAAAAGGTTCGCCGAATTCAGGCCTATCTGGAAGAGAAAAAGATGATGATTGATTATGAACAGTCCTGCTCCTACTCCGACTCCTTATCCGATCTTCCAGTCATGCAGCTAGTGAGTCAGCGGTACTTTATTAACAAGCGAGTACCAGAGATGGAGGCATTAACGTGGGGGAAATAA